A window of the Oryza brachyantha chromosome 5, ObraRS2, whole genome shotgun sequence genome harbors these coding sequences:
- the LOC102700899 gene encoding uncharacterized protein LOC102700899: protein MGNSLRCCLACVLPCGALDLIRIVHLNGRIEEYGRPVAAGEILAANPNHVLSKPCSQGSVAVRRILIVSPDSELERGEIYFLIPASSVPEKKKRSSSTPAAVDADAAAATGGRHHVKTSTTTPPTAASCGGHGAKNRGSTKSKQTAASSDHGRRHLRDVLSSSSSSSEKRTLHRRRVSTGGPTAAWRPHLECIVEDT from the coding sequence ATGGGCAACAGCCTGAGATGCTGCCTAGCTTGTGTGCTTCCCTGTGGCGCCCTTGACCTGATCAGGATCGTCCACCTCAACGGCCGCATCGAGGAGTACGgccgccccgtcgccgccggcgagatccTCGCCGCCAACCCCAACCACGTGCTCAGCAAGCCGTGCTCGCAGGGCAGCGTCGCCGTGCGGAGGATACTCATCGTGTCGCCCGACTCCGAGCTGGAGCGCGGCGAGATATACTTCCTCATCCCGGCCTCGTCGGtgccggagaagaagaagaggagcagCTCTACCCCCGCCGCtgtcgacgccgacgccgcggccgCTACGGGTGGCCGTCACCACGTAaagacgtcgacgacgacgccgccgaccgcgGCGAGCTGCGGTGGTCATGGCGCCAAGAACCGTGGCAGTACCAAGAGCAAGCAGACGGCCGCGTCGTCAGATCAtggccgtcgccaccttcgcgacgtgctgtcgtcgtcgtcgtcgtcgtcggagaagAGGACGTTGCACCGGCGGCGAGTGAGCACCGGCggcccgacggcggcgtggaggccACACCTCGAGTGCATCGTGGAGGACACTTGA
- the LOC102704801 gene encoding LOW QUALITY PROTEIN: uncharacterized protein LOC102704801 (The sequence of the model RefSeq protein was modified relative to this genomic sequence to represent the inferred CDS: deleted 1 base in 1 codon), whose amino-acid sequence MEQEGDERKGEICSGKYTYNHHCDNGFDIHEIFVKRSRFRVLLSYIGKVFLLATVCQPFLSKEGLSSGSVWSIIFGILIAKCLQYKPVKKESVVIMPTFGVQLEIHFWSGRAHRHFVPIGKILKPLLNECVTPVTCYWSLALLVRDKEELMLVFQKSHPPVKMLVPVWKALCTFLNSDCQTSSAFSKPNYSDTLLIWPSVLVDCNTEKICDNSARHS is encoded by the exons ATGGAACAAGAAGGAGACGAACGAAAAGGAGAAATCTGTAGTGGCAAATACACTTACAATCATCATTGCGACAATGGGTTTGATATCCACGAAATCTTTGTTAAGAGGAGCAGATTCCGGGTCCTCTTGTCGTACATTGGCAAGGTTTTCCTTCTTGCAACTGTCTGCCAACCATTTCTGTCAAAG GAGGGGTTATCCTCTGGTTCAGTGTGGAGTATTATCTTTGGAATTCTTATTGCCAAATGTTTACAATACAAACCTGTGAAGAAAG AATCGGTAGTGATAATGCCAACCTTTGGAGTCCAGCTCGAAATACATTTTTGGAG TGGAAGAGCTCATCGCCATTTTGTGCCAATTGGCAAGATTCTGAAGCCATTGCTGAATGAGTGTGTGACGCCTGTGACCTGTTACTGGAGCTTGGCATTGCTTGTGCGTGATAAAGAGGAACTCATGCTAGTTTTCCAG AAATCTCACCCTCCTGTCAAAATGTTGGTTCCTGTATGGAAGGCTCTCTGCACATTCCTAAACTCTGACTGCCAGACCAGTTCTGCA TTTTCTAAACCAAATTATTCGGATACATTACTGATTTGGCCTTCAGTATTAGTTGATTGCAATACTGAGAAAATCTGCGACAATTCAGCTAGGCATAGCTAG
- the LOC102701173 gene encoding LOB domain-containing protein 15-like, with translation MSTASDWQQEHHHHEVAAAEVSKIKRESAAAAAEEAAAVDRSTMMARRSCSQPAAAAAGAGPGSSAAVNTITPCAACKLLRRRCAQECPFSPYFSPLEPHKFASVHKVFGASNVSKMLLEVQESQRGDAANSLVYEANLRLRDPVYGCMGAILTLQQQVQALEAELAAVRAQIVKHKYRPSAVLPSSHASQLLAAGARGRLPVAGTMGVTTATLPSGAASTTTTTTVYAAASCSTDYSSITNENVPYFS, from the exons ATGTCCACTGCAAG TGACTGGCAGCAAGAGCATCACCACCATGAGGTAGCTGCGGCAGAAGTGAGCAAGATAAAGAGGGAgtcggctgcggcggcggcagaggaggcggcggcggtggaccgGAGTACAATGATGGCGCGGAGGAGCTGCagccagccggcggcggcggcggcgggcgccgggccggggtcgtcggcggcggtgaacaCGATAACGCCGTGCGCGGCGTGCAagctgctccggcggcggtgcgcgcAGGAGTGCCCCTTCTCGCCGTACTTCTCGCCGCTGGAGCCGCACAAGTTCGCCTCCGTGCACAAGGTCTTCGGCGCCAGCAACGTCTCCAAGATGCTCCTG GAGGTGCAGGAGAGCcagcgcggcgacgcggcgaacagCCTGGTGTACGAGGCCAACCTCCGGCTGCGCGACCCGGTGTACGGCTGCATGGGCGCCATCCTCACCCTGCAGCAGCAGGTCCAGGCCCTCGaggccgagctcgccgccgtccgcgcccAGATCGTCAAGCACAAGTACCGCCCCTCCGccgtcctcccctcctcccacgCCTCgcagctcctcgccgccggcgcccgggGCCGCCTGCCCGTCGCCGGCACGATGGGCGtcacgacggcgacgctgcCGTCCGGCGccgcgtcgacgacgacgacgacgacggtgtacgccgccgcgtcgtgctCCACGGACTATAGCTCCATCACCAACGAGAACGTCCCCTATTTTAGCTGA